TACCTGGATGGCAATTACAGCAGCGATGGGGATTATTTTCCTATCAGGACAGATCTACGAATACAGCCATCTAGAGTTTGGTTTGAAAACGAACTTATTTGCCAGTGCATTTTATGTTCTGACTGGTTTCCACGGACTTCACGTGACTGTTGGCGTATTGGCAATCTTAGCGGTTTTGTGGCGATCGCGTCGCGCCAACCACTACAGTCAAGAGCATCACTTTGGTGTAGAAGCCGCCGAACTTTATTGGCACTTTGTCGATGTTGTTTGGATTGTTCTGTTTGGTTTGTTGTATTTGCTTTAATAGTTAACAGTTATTAGTGTCGTCTGCTGTTAACCGATCTAAACTGAAGATATCTTACATTTTGCACTTGGTTGAAATTAGCCCCTACATAGGGGTTTTTTCTTATTGCTACACCCTGCACCCTATCTTGGCAAGCAGATTTTGCAACCAATTTTTTTGACCTAGTGGAGTAGAAAGATACTCGCTGGCAGTTTGGGCTAAAATTTCTCCCCAACTGGGATAGACGGAAACGAGATCGGCAATTGAGTCAATTTTTAGTTTTTGGGCGATCGCTAAAGCAATAACATTAATTAACTCCCCTGCTTGAGAGCCAATAATTGCCCCACCTAAAATTGTGCCATTACGCCGCACGACTAATTGACAAATCCCCGTCATTTCATCCTGAATTTGGGCTATTGCTAAAGTCTTAAAATAATGCTGTAATACCAAGACATCATTGTCATATTTCCGTCTGGCTTGAGCTGCTGTAAAACCCACTCGTGCTAGGGGTGGATCGGTACAGACTAACCAAGGAATATTGCGATAATCAACTTGAAACTGCGCAGAAAATAAAGTATTTTGTAAAGCATTTTGCAGGGCAATTTTAGCTTCATAATTGGCAATATGAGCGAATTGATAACCGCCGATCGCATCCCCACAAGCATAAATGCGTGAATTTGTCGTTTGCAATTTTTGATTCAAACGCAGGCGATCGCGTTGCGTTTTCACTCCCACTGCTGCTAGATTGAGCTGTTCGAGTTCTGGCTGTTGTCCGGCACAAAGTACAATTTCATCAAATTCCATAGCTTCGCGATCGGCTTGAACCCATTTTTTGCCCTCAATGCCCTTAACTTGAGTCACGGTAGTATTGGTGAGAACGCGCACCCCCTCAGCTTCGAGAATAGCTTGCAATAGCTGAGCAATTTCTAGATCTTCTCTGGGTAAGATGTGAGGACGCTGGACAATTAAAGTGACATCTAAACCCAATCGTGCTAATGCTTGTGCCAACTGACACCCATTTGGATCGCCACCGAGGATTGCCCAACGTTTGGGTGGGTTCGGAGAAGTCAATGAGGATAAAACTTCGGTAGCGGTTAAGTATCCTGTAACCGCTAGCCCTTCAATATCGGGAACTATCGGACGTGGGTTGGTGGCAATCAGATATTTCCGCGCTGCCAAGCCACGATTATTCACTACAAAGCTCAGATTTGGCTGAGCGACAAACTTACCCTGCCCTAGAATAAAATCAACTCCTAAAGCAGCTAAAACAGTAGGTGAATTCTCCTCTGCTAAATTTGACTGGACGTTTTGCGCCCACTGCATTACCCGTTCCCACTGAATGGAAACTTGACAGTCATCGATCGCCTTTTCATGAGTCGAACGCAAGCCAAAATTTCCCATCTTTTCCCATTGTCGAGCTAATTGCCCTATGTATGAAAGGGAGTCGGGAGTCGGTAGGGGCGGGTTTAGAAACCCGCCCGTACGGGAGTCAGAAAATTTTGAATTTTGAATTTTGAATTTTGAATTTTGAATTGCTCCCTGCTCTCTTTCTACTAAAGCTACAGTAGCATTCTGTTTTGCGGCGATCGCGGCGGCGTAGCGTCCGGCTGGGCTACCGCCAATAATAACTATGTCGTAATCTGCCATAGTGCTTTGATGAGGCGCTCGTTTTCAGTTGTAGAGCGCACGGCAACCCGAAAATAGCGATCGCCCAGTTCGGGAAAACTAAGACAATCTCGGATTAAAATTCGCTCGTGTTTTAATAGCTGCTGTTGGAGTTTTGAACTCGGTCGCTCAGACTCTACCAATAAAAAGTTAGCAGCACCAGGCAGAGGTTGCAATCCTGGAATCTGAGATAACTCCTGCTCTAATCGCGATCGCGTAGGTGGTAGCCATGCCCAAGTTTGCTGCTGAAACTGGCTATCTTGAAGTACCGCGATCGCCGCAGCAACGGCAAGAGTATTGACTGCCCAAGGATCGCGTCGAGCCAGCCAACAATTAAGACGTTCGGGATGGGCGATCGCGTATCCCAATCGCAGCCCTGGCAAGCTGTAAAATTTAGTCAGCGATCGCAAAATGACTAAATTAGGATATTTCTGCACCAATGGGATCAGACTTTGTTCCGCTGCTGGTGGTAGAAAATCCATAAAAGCTTCATCCACCACTACCAAAGCAAATTGTTCTAAATAGGGCAGAATTTCTTCTCTACGCCACAACCACCCCGTAGGATTGTGCGGATTGTTGAGCAGCAAACCAGAATTTGGAGGGGCGAGGAGCGAGGAGTGAGGAGTGAGGGGAATTGTGAATTGTTCCCCTGCTTCCATGTCCCCCTTGTCCCCCTTGTCCCCCTTGTCCCCCTTGTCCCCCTTGTCCCCTGCTCCCAACTCCCGACTCCCGACTCCCGCTCTTAACGGACACTCAACCACCTTTGCACCAAAAGCTTTCAGCGCCCGCCAGTAGTCGCCAAAAGCTGGAGTCACGAGGTAAGTTGCAGCTAATTCAGATAAATCCCAACCCGCCCACGTAAGTAAATCTGCCGAGCCATTCCCCGGCAGAATCCATTCTGGTGATAACTGATGCACCTGCGCTAGAGCTGTTCTCAGTTCGCTGTAGTTGGGATCGGGATAGGAACTGAGTTGGCTTATGGCAGATTGAATCGCCGCGATCGCGCTTTGGGGTGGTCCCAAAGGGTTGATACTAGCCGAAAAATCGAGAATCGCTTCGGAGTCACAACCCGCGATCGCTGCTGCCCAAGCTAAATTTCCTCCATGTACAGGTTGCATCCAGTTCGGGTTTCCTGCAAGAACTTTATTCTCAGTCTTCGGGAGGAGCGACTTTTTCTTTAAATAGCTTCCCTGCTGAGAAAGCCGGAACCTTAGTTGCCGGAATTTCCATTTTATCGCCAGTTTTCGGGTTGCGACCTTCGCGAGCTTTGCGCTCCCGCGACTCAAAAGAGCCAAAGCCTACTAGTGTCACTTTATCTCCTGTGGAGACTGCATCGATAATGGTTTCCAAAGCAGCAGTCAGCACGGCATCTGCTTGCTTTTTCGTCACGCTTGCCTTTTCAGCAATTGAATCGACTAATTCACCCTTGTTCATTTCATTCTCCTGTGAGTTAACAAACTACCTCAAAACAAGTGATTCTGAACTCTCGCAACCTGAGCTTCAACTTTCGGCTGTGGCTAGTTTGCCCACTAAAATCGCTGAAACTCTCATTGGTTGGATATTTCATTGACCTATTCTAAGGTCTGCTTGCCAAATATAGATCGTTAAAACCTTTAAGTTATATGGATTTCAGGATTTTTTAGACAATTGCTCGATTTTTTCTGCACAATTTTTGACGAAATTCCGCCAATTGATTTTTTAACGCAGACAAAAAAAATTTATCCGATATAATATCAAGGCTATTTTTGATTGTTTTGAGAATTAGTTTGCGGCTCTGGTGATTTTTTTGGCGGTGCTGAAGCCTGTTTCCACTCTGCAAGGGGTCGGTTGACAGCATTTTCAAAATTAGTAGAGACCAATAGTACGCTAATTTGAGCGGGTTGTGGAGTCGGTGGATCGGCTTGAGCGTACAAAAAACTACGGTTAAAATCTGGCTGACCCAAGACCAATCGATGAGTTTTCCCATCCTGTAACTTAACTTCTACCGTCGCTTGAGGTTGCTGCAAGCCATAGTCAGAGAGCTGTGCGGCAGGTACGGTCAAAACGCGATCGCTCTTACTACTGACCAACAAATCTAACAAATAGGCGATCGCCCCTTCGCTGGCAGGAGCTCGATCGGGAACCTGCATTTGCCACCCTGTCTTACTATCCTTAGCGCGCTCGAACTGTAAAGTTTGGTTGCGAGTCTTAACATTTAGAGACTGAATTTGGTCTTCTTCAAACGTAAATATTTGTTGCTGCTTTTCTCGTGCTTCCTGGCGTTGAGGCGTGCCTTGAATTTCATAAAAGTACACAAATCCCCCCATTCCCAGTGCAAGGAGGAGCAAAATTAAGGTCGTGCGTTGGAGTTTCATCAGAAGTGGGTAATGGGTAATGGGTAGTTGGTAACTGATAACTGACAACTGATTTATCTCCGCAGCCACCACAATAAGACAGCGCAGGCAAAACCAATGACTGGCAAAATGACTAGAGAGATCCAACCTAGAAGGTTAATTTGTAGGGGCGTAAGATTCAGACGACGCTGTTTTTGTTCTTTAGGACGCACGGATAGGGTTTGTTTGTTATCTTGACTGCTCAACCAGCTAATGGAATTTAAGAATACGTCTCCATTCAATTGCTGCTCGAATAATCCATCGATCGCAAATTGAGCGTTACCAATGACTACCATCCTGGCTTGAGTTGTCTTGGGAGCAGAATTAGCTACTGGCTCGGCTGAGACGATGCGATTGAGGGCGTAACCTATAGTTAAAGGACCTTTGCGATCGCTTTGAGGATTAAATTGCAATGGTTGGCTTTGGATGTTGCTTTCCGCCCAACTTTCAGCACTCGTTTGTAGAATTGGCGTTGCTTCCACCCCTGTGACTGGTTTGCTGTCAATTGCTCTCGCGCCACCAAAAATCGATAGATTATTCCCAAAATCTTGTGTAATTGGATGTTGTCCGTAGTTATCAACCACAGCAAAAGCAGGTCCAAAACCGATTGCTTGTCCTGCGGGATCGATAATCACTCGGTTATCTAGGGTAAGCCCCCAATTTTGCAGCAGACTATCTAAATTGGGGTTTGTATTTGGGTCGAGGAGTAGCATCAAACTTCCACCCCTCTCTAAATACGCGCTTAAGGCTTTGACTTCTTGCGGAAATAATCCTCGTTTGGGACTAGCAACGATCACTACAGTCGCATCTTGAGGGATCTTCGCTTGCTGGACTAAATTCAGCGGTTCGGCAGCAAAGTTTCTATCTTTAAGTGTATTCAGGGCTGAGGATAGCTTACTCTGTTCCCCGATCCCAACTTCGCCGTGACCTTGAAGGAAATAGACTTTTCCAGCGCGATCGCTTGTCACTTGCTGAATTTTAGTTGTCAGTTGCACTTCTGACAATCGCCCTTGTCCGACCGATTGTACGAACTGTCGCCGATTGCCTGCTTCTACATAAACATCACCAAACGATCTCACGCCAAACTTTTGAGCTATCCCTGGTCGTGTTTGCGGATCGACATACTCAAAACTAAATTGCGACCCTTGACGGCGATAATTTTCTAATAATGCTCGATCTTGAGGGTTTTGGTTGCGATCGAACACCCATACTTTGACGGGTTGAGATAAATTTTGGACAATTTCCCGCGATTGGGGAGCAAGGGTATATAGTCCCGTTTCGGTGAAATCGATCCGCGTTTGATAGCGCGTGGCTAAGAAATTAATGAGTCCGAGAATGACCAAAACTGCTAAAGTTGCGGCGATCGCATTTGTTCCCGCCTGAGTTGAACGTCGCTTCCACCACTTAGTTTTATAAGCTTGCCAAACTAGACCCAACACGCTTAAAACAGCGCCAGCAGCAATTAATCCCAAAGGGACAATTCCCCAGCTACCTGCAACAGTCCCCGCTGTTAAGCCCATGAGTATTAGAAAGGGACCGAGCAAAAATAGGTATTGCCAGTAGTTTTTTTTCGTTTTAGTGGCAGTTTTCATAATAATTTTTTGTGTGACTACGGCAGAAGAGATCCCCCCAACCCCCCTTAAAAAGGGGGGCTATAGGCGAGCGGGTGAGATCGTAGTAAAACTCATCTGTAGGGTGGGCATTGCCCACCTGAGTAGCAAGCATCTGTTGTTTGTAAGTAGTTTAAGATTGCTATAAAATTGGAAATTCTGATTTCAAGACCTCTATACCAAAAGTTTCAATATGGAAACGAATAGCTGATTCTAGATCTGACATAGCTTCTTCGTAACTGTTACCTTCACCAATTACAACTCCTTCAATTCCGATTGGATAAGCGACGTAACCATCGGAGTGCTTTTCTACAATAAGCTTGATATTTTGCATTTAAATCTTTCCTCTACTATGAACTAAAATTCATCGCTCTCGATAGTTAAACTTTTTCCTGGCTACATCAAGTAATAACTGATAAACTGCTTTTCCCTCCGGTTTCTTTCTCGTCTTTGCTCGATGGAGGGCTGTAAGTTGCATCCAGCCAGGAATAGTTGGATTAGCACCTGCATCAATCAGTAGCTTGGCAACTTCAAAATCACAGTTTCCTGCAACTTCGCCAAGAGGAGTATCACCTATTTTGCTCTCATCATGGGCATTTACATCTGCACCTGCTTCGAGCAACAACTTTATAACTGCAATATGTCCTTTTTGCGAGGCATGGTGTAACGGAGTCTTCCCCAATTCATCAAAATCGTTAACTGGACATCCCTCTTCAATTTGCTGTTTTACTAAGTTTTCGTCTCCATCTTTTGCTGCAAAATGCAGGCGACAGTAATTAGTACAGGAGTCTACATCTTCCATAAACTTAGATACGTTTGATCGGATAGCTGTCAATATTACATCTTGAACTCTGTAAATTAACAAATTGATGAGAAGTTAATCGCGCAACTACGATCGCTGAAATCGTAAAGCGTCGATCGCCTGTGCGGTGAGAAAAATTCCTAACAGAATGTAGCTGAGAAAAACAACTAAACTACTAGAATCAAAAATTCCTTGAATCCAGTTAGTGTAATGTTTGAGTAAAGAAAGATGACTCAAGATTGCACCTATTGGCGTACCGCTGAGATTTTGGGCGATCGCATCGATAACCCAAAGAAACAAAATTAAAGCGAACGTAATAATCGCTGCCAGAATCGTGCTATCGGTGAGAGAAGAAATAAACATTCCTAGAGATAAGATTCCTGCTGCTAATAAAATGAGTCCCAAATGTCCCATCAAGGGAACGACTGGAAATACGGCAGGGTTGGCAGTACTCAATGCAAATGCTTCATAGGCAAAGATTGGTAATATTAATGTTATAAAAAATGTAACGACTCCCAACAATTTTCCTACAGCAACCGCCCAGTTTGTCACGGGAGAAGTAGCAAGTAATTCTAAAGTCCCGCGCTTGCGTTCTTCTGCATATAAACCCATTGACAATATAGGCAAGATAAATAAAGCCAAAGAACCCATAATTCCCAAGAAAGCCTGTTGAAACTCGTAAGCCACATCAATCGGTGAAGCGGGAACTCCAGGTTGCTGCCCTTGCAGTAAGTCTCTTTGAGCAACTTGCTGAATAATTCCTTGTGGACCCAATAGAATCAAGGCAAAGAAAAACCCAGATAATAACCAAAATATACCCGCGATCGCATAAGCCAAAGGCGAGACAAAATAACTTTGTAACTCCCTTCTATAAATCGCGATGATGTTACCAAAGATTAAACGCATAATAATTTACTCACCACTCCCAACTCCCGACTCCTGTACGGGCGGGTTTAGAAACCCGCCCCTACCGACTCCCGACTCACTTTCTAACGGCTTTTCTTCCATAGTCAGTTCTAAGAACACATCCTCCAAAGAAGCTCGCGTTCTTCGCATTTCGTAAATTTTCAAGCCCATTCCGACCAAAACGGCAACAATATCTGGTCCTGGCTCCGTAGTTGGTTGGGAAACGACTCGCAGCACGTAGCGATTGGTTTCTGTGGTAGATATTGATTCTACCGATCGCACGCTGGGCAGCATTTTTATTAATTGTTGCGCCGCCGCACTATCACCTTCAGTCTCGATTTCATAGCCTGCACCACCAGCCAGGTTTGCCTCTAAACTGTCGGGAGTTCCGGTAGCAATGATTTGTCCGCGATTGATAATAGCAACGCGGTTACAGGTCATACTAACTTCCGGCAAAATGTGGGTAGAAAGCACGATTGTATGGCTGTCAGCAAGACTTTTAATTAAATTACGGACATCAATAATTTGACGGGGATCGAGTCCTACCGTAGGTTCGTCGAGAATAATTACTGGAGGATCGTGAACGATCGCCTGAGCGATCCCCACTCGTTGACGGAAACCCTTGGAAAGCTTGCGAATCAAAACGCGCCGTTTTTCTTGTAGGTTACACCTTTCAATAGCTGCTTTGACCCGCCGATGGCGATCGCCTGCGGCTACTCCCTTCAGTCTTGCTACAAAATACAGAAACCCTTCCACCGTCATATCGAGATATAGAGGTGGTGTTTCTGGTAAATAACCAATCCGCTGACGCACGGCTAAGGACTGTTCGTGGACATCATAACCTGCAATGCGTACCGTACCGCTACTCGCAGGTAGATAGCCCGCTAAGATCCGCATAGTTGTCGTCTTTCCAGCGCCATTGGGTCCAAGGAAACCCAAAATTTCTCCCGCTTCCACGCTGAAAGTCACGTCCTGAATCCCAGACGTAGAACCGTAAGTTTTACTCAAATGTTCGACTTCAATCATCAGTTGGTGGTAATTGGTAATGGGTAATGGGTAATGGGTAATTGCTCCTCTGCCCCTCAGCTCCCTCAGCAACCTTGCGCTCCCTCAGCTCTCTTCTCCCTTGTCCCCCTTGTCTCCCGACTCCCGACTCCCGACTCCCGACTCCCGACTTGGTAAATACCCTTCCATCAAACAATCAGAACCTACGGTTCGCCACTGGACTCGTTCGAGAGTTATGGCTTGTGTCATTTGGGTGAAGCCTAAGTCGCCTACTGGGGTGGGAGCTGTGCTTCCGCCGATGATTTTGGGGGCAATAAAGGCGAAAATTTTCTGAACTGTACCTTGGGCGATCGCTTCTGCTGCTAAAGTTCCGCCGCATTCCCACAGGACGGAAAGACAGCCGCGCTGGTAGAGATGAGCCATTGCTGCGGTGGGGGTGAGGGAATCGAGTTCTAAAATTTCTACACCGCGATCGCGTAGTAACATCTGCATGTCAGGGTTTGCTCCTGCTTGCGTCATCACTAATGTCGATACTGTTTCGGTTTGCCACAAATGAGCTGTAGTTGGTAAATCTAACGTCCGGCTCATGACCACACGCAAAGGATTAGGCGCATCTATTTGGCGGATTGTCAAGCGGGGATTGTCAATTCTCACGGTGTTTCCGCCAACAATGATGGCATCGCACGCAATTCTTAGCTGCTGCACTTCCTCTCGCGCTGCTGGATTAGTGATCCAAGCACTATGACCGCTAGTCGTAGCAATTTTACCATCGAGGGTCATAGCATATTTGAAGATGCCGAAGGGTCGCTGATAGACCATGCGATGAATAAACCCTTCATTGAGTTGCCGACAGTCAGCTTCTTCCACTCCAACGACAACTTCAATTCCCGCACTGCGTAGCCGCGCAACTCCCCCACCTGCAACTAGGGGGTTCGGATCGACCATTCCTACCACGACTTTTGCTACCCCAGCCGCGATTAAAGCTTCCGTACAAGGGGGAGTACGTCCGTAGTGGTTGCAGGGTTCGAGGCTGACATAAACGGTAGCTCCTTGGGCGCGATCGCCTGCTGCTTTCAGGGCAAAAACTTCTGCATGAGGCTGCCCCGCCCCAGGATGAAAGCCTTCGCCGACGATTTTTCCATCTTGCACCACAACAGCCCCAACTAGAGGATTGGGGGCAGTGCGTCCCAAAGCACGACGGGCAAGGGTAAGACACCTTTGCATCATTTCTCGGTCGAAAGCAGTACCTACCCTTGGCTCTATTTTGGAATCC
This window of the Chroococcidiopsis thermalis PCC 7203 genome carries:
- a CDS encoding GldG family protein, translating into MKTATKTKKNYWQYLFLLGPFLILMGLTAGTVAGSWGIVPLGLIAAGAVLSVLGLVWQAYKTKWWKRRSTQAGTNAIAATLAVLVILGLINFLATRYQTRIDFTETGLYTLAPQSREIVQNLSQPVKVWVFDRNQNPQDRALLENYRRQGSQFSFEYVDPQTRPGIAQKFGVRSFGDVYVEAGNRRQFVQSVGQGRLSEVQLTTKIQQVTSDRAGKVYFLQGHGEVGIGEQSKLSSALNTLKDRNFAAEPLNLVQQAKIPQDATVVIVASPKRGLFPQEVKALSAYLERGGSLMLLLDPNTNPNLDSLLQNWGLTLDNRVIIDPAGQAIGFGPAFAVVDNYGQHPITQDFGNNLSIFGGARAIDSKPVTGVEATPILQTSAESWAESNIQSQPLQFNPQSDRKGPLTIGYALNRIVSAEPVANSAPKTTQARMVVIGNAQFAIDGLFEQQLNGDVFLNSISWLSSQDNKQTLSVRPKEQKQRRLNLTPLQINLLGWISLVILPVIGFACAVLLWWLRR
- a CDS encoding type II toxin-antitoxin system HicB family antitoxin, translating into MQNIKLIVEKHSDGYVAYPIGIEGVVIGEGNSYEEAMSDLESAIRFHIETFGIEVLKSEFPIL
- a CDS encoding ABC transporter permease, whose product is MRLIFGNIIAIYRRELQSYFVSPLAYAIAGIFWLLSGFFFALILLGPQGIIQQVAQRDLLQGQQPGVPASPIDVAYEFQQAFLGIMGSLALFILPILSMGLYAEERKRGTLELLATSPVTNWAVAVGKLLGVVTFFITLILPIFAYEAFALSTANPAVFPVVPLMGHLGLILLAAGILSLGMFISSLTDSTILAAIITFALILFLWVIDAIAQNLSGTPIGAILSHLSLLKHYTNWIQGIFDSSSLVVFLSYILLGIFLTAQAIDALRFQRS
- a CDS encoding HU family DNA-binding protein, which gives rise to MNKGELVDSIAEKASVTKKQADAVLTAALETIIDAVSTGDKVTLVGFGSFESRERKAREGRNPKTGDKMEIPATKVPAFSAGKLFKEKVAPPED
- a CDS encoding DUF4340 domain-containing protein; translation: MKLQRTTLILLLLALGMGGFVYFYEIQGTPQRQEAREKQQQIFTFEEDQIQSLNVKTRNQTLQFERAKDSKTGWQMQVPDRAPASEGAIAYLLDLLVSSKSDRVLTVPAAQLSDYGLQQPQATVEVKLQDGKTHRLVLGQPDFNRSFLYAQADPPTPQPAQISVLLVSTNFENAVNRPLAEWKQASAPPKKSPEPQTNSQNNQK
- the cobD gene encoding threonine-phosphate decarboxylase CobD gives rise to the protein MQPVHGGNLAWAAAIAGCDSEAILDFSASINPLGPPQSAIAAIQSAISQLSSYPDPNYSELRTALAQVHQLSPEWILPGNGSADLLTWAGWDLSELAATYLVTPAFGDYWRALKAFGAKVVECPLRAGVGSRELGAGDKGDKGDKGDKGDKGDMEAGEQFTIPLTPHSSLLAPPNSGLLLNNPHNPTGWLWRREEILPYLEQFALVVVDEAFMDFLPPAAEQSLIPLVQKYPNLVILRSLTKFYSLPGLRLGYAIAHPERLNCWLARRDPWAVNTLAVAAAIAVLQDSQFQQQTWAWLPPTRSRLEQELSQIPGLQPLPGAANFLLVESERPSSKLQQQLLKHERILIRDCLSFPELGDRYFRVAVRSTTENERLIKALWQITT
- a CDS encoding ankyrin repeat domain-containing protein, which encodes MEDVDSCTNYCRLHFAAKDGDENLVKQQIEEGCPVNDFDELGKTPLHHASQKGHIAVIKLLLEAGADVNAHDESKIGDTPLGEVAGNCDFEVAKLLIDAGANPTIPGWMQLTALHRAKTRKKPEGKAVYQLLLDVARKKFNYRER
- the ribD gene encoding bifunctional diaminohydroxyphosphoribosylaminopyrimidine deaminase/5-amino-6-(5-phosphoribosylamino)uracil reductase RibD — protein: MDSKIEPRVGTAFDREMMQRCLTLARRALGRTAPNPLVGAVVVQDGKIVGEGFHPGAGQPHAEVFALKAAGDRAQGATVYVSLEPCNHYGRTPPCTEALIAAGVAKVVVGMVDPNPLVAGGGVARLRSAGIEVVVGVEEADCRQLNEGFIHRMVYQRPFGIFKYAMTLDGKIATTSGHSAWITNPAAREEVQQLRIACDAIIVGGNTVRIDNPRLTIRQIDAPNPLRVVMSRTLDLPTTAHLWQTETVSTLVMTQAGANPDMQMLLRDRGVEILELDSLTPTAAMAHLYQRGCLSVLWECGGTLAAEAIAQGTVQKIFAFIAPKIIGGSTAPTPVGDLGFTQMTQAITLERVQWRTVGSDCLMEGYLPSRESGVGSRESGDKGDKGEES
- a CDS encoding dihydrolipoyl dehydrogenase family protein — its product is MADYDIVIIGGSPAGRYAAAIAAKQNATVALVEREQGAIQNSKFKIQNSKFSDSRTGGFLNPPLPTPDSLSYIGQLARQWEKMGNFGLRSTHEKAIDDCQVSIQWERVMQWAQNVQSNLAEENSPTVLAALGVDFILGQGKFVAQPNLSFVVNNRGLAARKYLIATNPRPIVPDIEGLAVTGYLTATEVLSSLTSPNPPKRWAILGGDPNGCQLAQALARLGLDVTLIVQRPHILPREDLEIAQLLQAILEAEGVRVLTNTTVTQVKGIEGKKWVQADREAMEFDEIVLCAGQQPELEQLNLAAVGVKTQRDRLRLNQKLQTTNSRIYACGDAIGGYQFAHIANYEAKIALQNALQNTLFSAQFQVDYRNIPWLVCTDPPLARVGFTAAQARRKYDNDVLVLQHYFKTLAIAQIQDEMTGICQLVVRRNGTILGGAIIGSQAGELINVIALAIAQKLKIDSIADLVSVYPSWGEILAQTASEYLSTPLGQKNWLQNLLAKIGCRV
- a CDS encoding ABC transporter ATP-binding protein, with amino-acid sequence MIEVEHLSKTYGSTSGIQDVTFSVEAGEILGFLGPNGAGKTTTMRILAGYLPASSGTVRIAGYDVHEQSLAVRQRIGYLPETPPLYLDMTVEGFLYFVARLKGVAAGDRHRRVKAAIERCNLQEKRRVLIRKLSKGFRQRVGIAQAIVHDPPVIILDEPTVGLDPRQIIDVRNLIKSLADSHTIVLSTHILPEVSMTCNRVAIINRGQIIATGTPDSLEANLAGGAGYEIETEGDSAAAQQLIKMLPSVRSVESISTTETNRYVLRVVSQPTTEPGPDIVAVLVGMGLKIYEMRRTRASLEDVFLELTMEEKPLESESGVGRGGFLNPPVQESGVGSGE